The proteins below come from a single Panicum hallii strain FIL2 chromosome 7, PHallii_v3.1, whole genome shotgun sequence genomic window:
- the LOC112899983 gene encoding 60S ribosomal protein L14-1, with product MPFKRFVEIGRVALVNYGKDYGRLVVIVDIVDQNRALVDAPDMVRCQMNFKRLSLTDIKIDIKRVPKKTTLIKAMEEADVKNKWEKSSWGKKLIVQKRRASLNDFDRLKVMLAKIKRGGAIRQELAKLKKEVAAA from the exons ATG CCGTTCAAGAGGTTCGTGGAGATCGGGCGGGTGGCCCTGGTGAACTACGGCAAGGACTACGGCCGCCTCGTCGTCATCGTCGACATCGTCGACCAGAACAGG GCCCTTGTGGATGCCCCCGACATGGTCCGTTGCCAGATGAACTTCAAGCGGCTTTCCCTGACTGATATCAAGATTGACATTAAACGTGTTCCAAAGAAGACTACATTGATTAAGGCAATGGAGGAAGCTG ATGTGAAAAACAAGTGGGAGAAGAGCTCATGGGGCAAGAAGCTGATTGTCCAGAAGAGGAGAGCATCACTCAACGACTTTGACAGGCTCAAGGTTATGTTGGCGAAGATCAAG AGGGGTGGTGCTATCAGACAGGAGCTTGCTAAGCTTAAAAAGGAGGTTGCTGCTGCTTAG
- the LOC112899722 gene encoding dCTP pyrophosphatase 1-like translates to MEEMECGIEKKAAAMAAAEEVGRKEEAAAGDVGLMELSRKLNDFAKARDWEQYHSPRNLLLAMIAEVGELSELFMWKGEVRRGLADWDEAEKEHLGEELADVLLYLVRLSDICGVDLGDAATRKIVKNAAKYPAPSKEGA, encoded by the exons ATGGAGGAGATGGAGTGTGGGATCGAGAAGAAGGCGgctgccatggcggcggcggaggaggtggggaggaaggaggaggcaGCCGCCGGCGACGTGGGCCTGATGGAGCTGTCCAGGAAGCTCAACGACTTCGCCAAGGCGAGGGACTGGGAGCAGTACCACAGCCCCAGAAACCTGCTGCTCGCCATG ATCGCTGAAGTTGGGGAGCTGTCGGAGCTGTTCATGTGGAAAGGGGAGGTGCGCAGGGGCCTGGCGGACTGGGACGAGGCGGAGAAGGAGCACCTCGGCGAGGAGCTCGCCGACGTGCTGCTCTACCTCGTCCGCCTCTCCGACATCTGCGGCGTCGACCTCGGCGACGCCGCCACCAGGAAGATCGTCAAGAACGCCGCCAAGTACCCGGCGCCGTCCAAGGAAGGCGCCTGA
- the LOC112899721 gene encoding uncharacterized protein LOC112899721, with amino-acid sequence MELGSHHLAAHSCSYTTTYTHCSVGFSPRVRAGARIRAAAEGGDGGGDRRRRGASLAADGPRVVEVTAAPVAGGAAGAAGSAGFRARDAELAMWDKLGAVVRLSYGIGIYGAMALTGRFICQMAGIDCTGGFHPSLTALVEGLGYAAPPIMALLFILDDEVVKYSPHARAIRDVEDEELRSFFYGMSPWQFMLVVTASSIGEELFYRAAIQGALADIFLRSTELMKDARGIASLSGIVPPLVPFAQTFAAVITAALTGSLYYIATAPKDPTYVVTPATRSRSGRENLKKLFAAWYERRQMRKIYSPLLEGILAFYLGLEWIQTDNILAPMITHGIYSAVVLGHGLWKIHDHRRRLRQRIQQVRSQGKSSGTL; translated from the exons ATGGAGCTGGGGAGCCACCACCTGGCGGCGCACAGCTGCAGCTACACCACCACCTACACCCACTGCTCCGTCGGCTTCTCCCCGCGGGTCCGCGCCGGCGCCCGGATCCGCGCGGCggccgagggcggcgacggcggcggcgaccggcgCCGGAGGGGTGCCAGCCTCGCCGCCGATGGCCCCAGGGTCGTCGAGGTCACCGCGGCCCCCGTCGCCGGCGGGGCGGCCGGGGCGGCCGGGAGCGCGGGGTTCCGGGCCCGGGACGCCGAGCTCGCCATGTGGGACAAGCTCGGGGCAGTCGTCAGGCTCAGCTATGGCATTG GGATTTACGGTGCCATGGCGCTCACCGGGAGATTCATATGCCAAATGGCCGGGATAGACTGCACGGGGGGCTTCCACCCGTCGCTCACGGCGCTCGTCGAGGGGCTTGGCTATGCAGctccgccaatcatggctctgctGTTCATCCTCGAT GATGAAGTAGTCAAATATTCGCCTCATGCGCGCGCCATCAGAGATGTGGAGGATGAGGAGCTTCGCAGCTTCTTCTACGGCATGTCACCATGGCAG TTCATGCTCGTCGTGACTGCTAGTTCAATTGGTGAGGAGCTGTTCTACCGAGCAGCTATCCAG GGAGCATTGGCTGATATTTTCTTGAGAAGCACGGAGCTCATGAAAGACGCTCGAGGGATTGCATCCCTG AGTGGAATTGTTCCTCCTTTGGTTCCATTTGCTCAAACATTCGCGGCAGTCATCACTGCAGCCCTCACAGGATCCCTCTACTATATCGCCACCGCTCCGAAAG ATCCTACGTATGTGGTGACACCAGCCACGCGTTCACGCTCAGGGCGGGAGAACCTCAAGAAACTATTTGCAG CTTGGTACGAGAGAAGGCAAATGAGGAAGATATACTCCCCGCTTCTAGAAGGGATCTTGGCTTTCTACCTTGGCCTCGAGTGGATCCAG ACCGACAATATCCTGGCACCTATGATCACCCACGGCATATACTCCGCCGTTGTCCTTGGCCATGGGCTCTGGAAAATCCACGACCACAGGAGGAGGCTACGGCAGCGGATTCAGCAGGTGAGAAGCCAAGGGAAAAGTTCAGGCACGTTGTAA